The genomic stretch GGCCGGTTTCGGCAGTGCGAAATGCACCAATGAAGAGGCCTACCTGTTCCAGAAGATGATCCGTCAGGGTTTTGGCCACAACAACGTCGATCATTGCACGCGGCTGTGCCACGCGTCGTCGGTGGCGGCGCTGATGGAGAACGTGGGTTCGGGGGCTGTAACGGCCACGTTCAACGAGATCGAAAACGCCGATGTGGCCATCGTGATCGGGGCCAACCCGATTGAAAACCACCCCGTTGCGGCGACCTATTTCAAACAGTTCACCAAACGCGGCGGCAAGCTGATCGTGATGGACCCGCGCGGAGTCGGGCTGCGGCGTTTCGCCAGCCATATGCTGCAATTCCGCCCCGGTTCCGATGTGTCGATGCTGAACGCGATCATGCATACGATTGTCGAGGAAGGGCTGTACGACCAGCAATATATTGACGCCTATACCGAGAACTGGGAGGCCGAAAAGGCGCACCTGAAAGATTTCAGCCCCGAGAAGATGGCGCCGATGTGCGGCATCGACGCCGAAGTGCTGCGTGATGTGGCGCGGACCTTTGCCGGGGCCAAGGCCGCGATGATCTTCTGGGGCATGGGGGTGTCGCAACACATCCACGGGACCGACAACAGCCGCTGCCTGATCTCGCTGGCGCTGATGACGGGACAGGTGGGGCGGCCCGGTTCGGGTCTGCACCCGCTGCGCGGACAGAACAACGTGCAGGGCGCGTCGGATGCCGGGCTGATCCCGATGTTCCTGCCCGACTATCAGGACGTGACCGACGAAGGCGTGCGCCGTGCGTTCACCGAGGTTTGGGGCACCGAAGACTTTTCCGGCGAAAAGGGACTGACCGTGACCGAGATCATGGATGCGGTGCACGCGGGCGACATCAAGGCGATGTATGTGCTGGGCGAAAACCCCGCCATGTCCGACCCCGACGTGGAACACGCCCGCGACGCGCTGGCCAAGCTGGACCATCTGGTGGTGCAGGATATTTTCATCACCGAAACCGCGAACTATGCCGACGTGATCCTGCCCGCATCCGCCTTTGCCGAGAAATCGGGCACCGTGACCAACACCAACCGTCAGGTGCAGATGGGCCGCGCGGCGGTGACGCCTCCGGGCGAGGCGCGCGAGGACTGGTGGGTCGAGGTCGAGCTGGCCAAGCGGCTGGGACTGGGCTGGACCTATACCGGACCGGCTGAAGTTTTTGCAGAGATGGCGCTGAACATGCCGTCGCTGGCCAACATCACATGGGACCGGCTTGAGGCGCAGAATGTCGTGACCTATCCGTCGCTGTCTCCGACGGATCCGGGGCAGGCCATCGTCTTTGGCGACGGGTTCCCGCGAGCGGACGGGCGGGCGAAATTCACCCCTGCGGCGGTGATCGCGCCCGATGATGTGCCGGATGCGGAATATCCGATGATCCTGACCACGGGGCGGCAGTTGGAGCATTGGCACACCGGGTCGATGACCCGCCGCGCCACGGTTCTGGACGGGATCGAACCCGAGGCAAACTGTTCGCTGCATCCGTCCACCTTGCGCAAGCTGGGCGTGGCTGCGGGCGGGCACGTGCGGCTGACCACCAAGCGGGGCAGCATCACGGTGATGGCCCGCGAGGATCGTGCCGTTGCCCCGGATATGGTGTTCCTGCCCTTTGCCTATGTCGAGGCGGCGGCGAACATCCTGACCAATCCGGCGGTGGACCCCTATGGGAAAATCCCCGAGTTCAAATTCTCGGCAGTTAGGGTCGAGGCGGCGGAGGCCGTGGCCGCCGAATAGGCAGCTGCGGCGTCGTCAGGCGTATTTGTCGAGCAGGTACAGAACCACCGGCACAACCGCAGTCAGGGCAAAAAGGCCCAGCTTGCGGAACTCTGCGCTGGTGTTCAGTTTCTGCGTGGTCGCGGGAAAGGCCCAAGCGGCCAAGCGTACCGCGGGGCCGGACAGCCGGAGTATGCGCGCCAGTTTGGCAACGACGGCAACGCCCAGCATGGTCAGCCAGCGCAGGAACATGAACAGGATCGCCAGCGCGATAAGCTGGATGATGTAATCCTCCGGCCCGCGCATTCTTTGAACGCTCAGCGACAGCAACCAAAGTACGGCAAAAATACCGGCCTTGTGCCAGAGGTATGTACGCTGGTCTTTCCGGGTCTTGGCAACTGCAGGTTTAGCATCCTGCGGCACAGACCGCGCATGGCCGTACATCAGCAATTGATAGTCTCGTTGCCAGCCCAGCCGTTTGCTGGCGCCGACACCGTCGGTGGCCCATTGGAAATGGGTTTCGATTACAAGGGCCATTTCGGTGGGATAGCCCGTTTCCGGATCGTTTAGCCGCGTTTGAAGCGTATCATAAAGTTGCGCTTCAAGAGAGCGGCGTAGCGTCAGGTCATGGGCCATGTCCAAAGACAGCAGCGCATCCAGAGCTTTGGTATCCCAGTACGTGTTGCGCAGCGCGTCATTGAATTTGGTCTGGAATATCGACTGTGCCTTGGCCGGGTCCTCCTGGGCCAAGGCGTCGAGCTGGCCAATGGCGATACCCCACGGTCGCGCGGGTTTGGGCTGCGCGGGTTCGGGGGGCGGCGGGGGGAGGTCGGCGAAGAGGTCCTGAACATCGGGTTCAGGGTTTTGGCTTGGATCGACCGGCGTGTCGGGTTCTGCTGCGGTGTCCGGCACGTGGGTTTCGGGTTGGACGGGTGGCGGCCTGAGCGGCTCTTGCAGGCGTATGGGCGGTGCGTCATCCGGTGCGGAATCCACTCCGGTGCGCCCTTGTGCAATGTCAGCCATGCGCGGCGCTTGGGGGCAGCCTTGTCTTTCAGCGCGCCGTTCTTGGCCGCGGCAAAGGCATCGCGCAGCGCGCCAAAGGCGGCGGGATCGTTGCGGTCGATCTGTTTCAGCCGAGCGGCATAGGCGCGTTTGACCTCGCGTTCGGTCGCGCGTTTCTCAAGGCCCAGTTCGGACCACGGCCACCTAGGAGACATAATAGTCGTCGATCCGGTCCAGTGTTCCGCCCATATCCCCGCGCATCCGTGAAATCTCGGCGGGGTCCTGCCCTTCGAGCGCGCCTTCGAACTCCATCAGCATACCTTGCAGCAGATGCCGGTCGTCGCCGCTGGCCATTTCGTACAGCCGCCGGATGCGGGCCAGAAAGGCGGTGTTTTCCTCGTCCTCGCGCGGGTGCATCTTGAACGCCTGCATCTGTTTCAGGCGCTTGGCGATGTCCGCCTCGGTCAGGTTCGACACGTTGTCGCGGATGACCAGACTGGCCTTTTTGGCGGTGGTGATCGACGTGGCCTCGACCTCGATCAGGCCCGAGGGATCATAGGTGATGCGCACGAACATGCCTTCGTGGCCGGCCTTGCCCTTGGGGACGTCCAGATTGAACTGGCCCAGATGCACGTTGTCGCCGACCTTGGGGGCCTCGCCCTGATAGATGTCGACGCGCAGTTGGGTCTGGTTGTCGTCCATCGTTGAAAAGCTGTCCTGCCGCGACGCGGGCAGGGGTGTGTTGCGTTCGATGATCGGTTGGAAGAAGCCGCCGATGACGGTGCCGTTCTTCAGCTTGGTTGCGGTTTCGATGCCGACGGAAAAGGGCGAAACATCGGTCATCACCACGTCTTCGAGTGCGCGGTCTTCGGCCACAAGGGCGGCCTGCACGGCAGCGCCAAGCGCCACGGCATGATCCGGGTCGATGGTCATTTCGGGCAGCCGCTTGAACTGGCGCGCGACCATCTGGCGGATCATCGGCATACGGGTGGCACCGCCCACCAGAATGACGCGGTCCAGCGCGTCGGTATCAAGGCCGGTGTCGTAGAAACACCGCTCGATCGGGCGGTGCAGGCGTTTGATCAGCGGGGCGCAGGCGGTCTCGAAATCGGCGCGGCTGAGGCTGAGGGTGTGGTGCGCGCCGTCAAGTTTCAGGCGGGCTTCGAAGTCATCCTTGCCGCTCAGATGCCGTTTGGCCACATCGGCTTGCAAGCGCAGCTGTTGCTGGGCGTCCTTGCCCAGCTTGGCCCACGGGGTCCCGATCTTGTCCGCCATCGCCTTGGCCAATGCTTCCGAGAAATCCTCGCCGCCCAGAAAGGCATCGCCGGACGAGGCCTTGACCTCCATCACACCGTCGAAATGCTCCAGCACGGTCACGTCAAAGGTGCCGCCGCCAAGGTCGAAGACCAGAAACTGGCTTTCGCCGTCGCGGTCCTGCAAGCCGTATGCCAGCGCCGCCGCAGTCGGTTCGTTGACCAGCCGCACCGCGTTCAGGCCGGCCATGGCGCAGGCAGCCATGGTGGCCTGACGCTGGCCCTGATTGAAATAGGCAGGCACGGACACGACCACATCGCGGATGGTCTGGCCAAGGGTCGCCTCGGCGTCGTCCTTGAGCTTGCGCAGCACCAGCGAGGACAGTTCCTCGGCCCGCAATTTCTTGCGGCCCAGCTGAAATCTCGTGTCCGTCCCCATGGCGCGTTTGAACGCGGCGGCGGTGTCCTTGGGGTGGGTGGTCTGGCGGTCGCGCGCGGCCTCGCCCACCAGCACCTTGTCTCCGTCCAGTGAGACCACGGAGGGCGTCAGCAAATGCCCCAGCGCATTGGCCAGCAGGCGCGGCGCGCCATCCTCGAACACGGAGATCAGGGAATTGGTGGTGCCAAGATCAATACCGATGATGGGCTGGGCCATGGACTTTTTACCTTGTGGCAGGGCATCTTGCCCACGTTATTTCGTGGGCAAGGGCGGTGGTCAACCGCGAGGGGATGGATATGCAGGTAGACGGTCAGCGGTTTCTGAAGGATTTGCACGCATTGCGCCGTTTTGGCGCGCAAGGGGTGGGCGTGGTGCGCCCTGCCTATTCCGAGCCGGATGTGGCGGGGCGTGTATGGCTGGCCGAGCAGATGCGCGATGCGGGTCTGCGGGTCGAGATGGACGCAATGGGCAACCTGTTTGGACTGGCGGATGGGCCTTCGATGCTGCTGGGCTCGCACAGCGACAGCCAGCCGACGGGCGGCTGGCTGGATGGTGCGCTGGGTGTGATCGCGGCGTTGGAAATTGCCCGCGCGGCGGGCGGCGGTGTGTCGGTGGTGTCGTTTCAGGACGAAGAGGGCCGGTTCGGCGTGACCACCGGCAGCGCGGTGTGGTCGGGCAATCTGGCACAGGACAAGGCAGACGGGCTGGTGGACCACGCAGGCCAGTCGCTGGCCGAGGCGCGGCAGGCCATGGCCGAGATGGTCACCGGCCCCGTCGATCCGGCGCAGTTCACCGGATATATCGAGATGCACATCGAGCAGGGGCCCTATCTGGAGGCCAACAACGAACAGATCGGCGTGGTGGAACATATCGTGGGCATCCGCGATATGGTCATCACGATGACCGGCCAGCAGAACCATGCAG from Pseudosulfitobacter sp. DSM 107133 encodes the following:
- the fdhF gene encoding formate dehydrogenase subunit alpha, with translation MSDVVKFVLDGQEVEAEAGLTIWEVAHGRGLVIPHLCHKPAPGYRPDGNCRACMVEIEGERTLAASCIREPSEGMVVTTNSARAETARKMVVEMLVTDQPAQDVAHDKSAHLWDMAALNGVSESRFPKLEEGRIPLLDDSHVAMRVNLDACIQCGLCVRACREVQVNDVIGMAGRGHDAYPVFDMADPMGDSTCVACGECVQACPTGALMPASVVDADQVGDSADFDSEVDSICPFCGVGCQISLKVKDGKVKYVEGINGPANEGRLCVKGRFGFDYIHHDHRLTKPLIRRDDAPAKGLNVDPANWQTHFREASWDEALDFAAAGMKGRGREVAGFGSAKCTNEEAYLFQKMIRQGFGHNNVDHCTRLCHASSVAALMENVGSGAVTATFNEIENADVAIVIGANPIENHPVAATYFKQFTKRGGKLIVMDPRGVGLRRFASHMLQFRPGSDVSMLNAIMHTIVEEGLYDQQYIDAYTENWEAEKAHLKDFSPEKMAPMCGIDAEVLRDVARTFAGAKAAMIFWGMGVSQHIHGTDNSRCLISLALMTGQVGRPGSGLHPLRGQNNVQGASDAGLIPMFLPDYQDVTDEGVRRAFTEVWGTEDFSGEKGLTVTEIMDAVHAGDIKAMYVLGENPAMSDPDVEHARDALAKLDHLVVQDIFITETANYADVILPASAFAEKSGTVTNTNRQVQMGRAAVTPPGEAREDWWVEVELAKRLGLGWTYTGPAEVFAEMALNMPSLANITWDRLEAQNVVTYPSLSPTDPGQAIVFGDGFPRADGRAKFTPAAVIAPDDVPDAEYPMILTTGRQLEHWHTGSMTRRATVLDGIEPEANCSLHPSTLRKLGVAAGGHVRLTTKRGSITVMAREDRAVAPDMVFLPFAYVEAAANILTNPAVDPYGKIPEFKFSAVRVEAAEAVAAE
- a CDS encoding molecular chaperone HscC produces the protein MAQPIIGIDLGTTNSLISVFEDGAPRLLANALGHLLTPSVVSLDGDKVLVGEAARDRQTTHPKDTAAAFKRAMGTDTRFQLGRKKLRAEELSSLVLRKLKDDAEATLGQTIRDVVVSVPAYFNQGQRQATMAACAMAGLNAVRLVNEPTAAALAYGLQDRDGESQFLVFDLGGGTFDVTVLEHFDGVMEVKASSGDAFLGGEDFSEALAKAMADKIGTPWAKLGKDAQQQLRLQADVAKRHLSGKDDFEARLKLDGAHHTLSLSRADFETACAPLIKRLHRPIERCFYDTGLDTDALDRVILVGGATRMPMIRQMVARQFKRLPEMTIDPDHAVALGAAVQAALVAEDRALEDVVMTDVSPFSVGIETATKLKNGTVIGGFFQPIIERNTPLPASRQDSFSTMDDNQTQLRVDIYQGEAPKVGDNVHLGQFNLDVPKGKAGHEGMFVRITYDPSGLIEVEATSITTAKKASLVIRDNVSNLTEADIAKRLKQMQAFKMHPREDEENTAFLARIRRLYEMASGDDRHLLQGMLMEFEGALEGQDPAEISRMRGDMGGTLDRIDDYYVS
- a CDS encoding hydantoinase/carbamoylase family amidase, translating into MQVDGQRFLKDLHALRRFGAQGVGVVRPAYSEPDVAGRVWLAEQMRDAGLRVEMDAMGNLFGLADGPSMLLGSHSDSQPTGGWLDGALGVIAALEIARAAGGGVSVVSFQDEEGRFGVTTGSAVWSGNLAQDKADGLVDHAGQSLAEARQAMAEMVTGPVDPAQFTGYIEMHIEQGPYLEANNEQIGVVEHIVGIRDMVITMTGQQNHAGTTPMHLRQDAFQALSAFNTALNDRLRNVVTPSTVWTIGHVSLSPNASSIVPGQVRFSMQWRDGESDRLVRMEKIIRDLAEEIAAERNMTLAFGPMLGLEPVQMDARLRGALEAAAEAQAPGKWRIMPSGALHDATNVSKLMPVAMLFVPSIGGISHAFEEDTAEDDLVAGLRVMAQAVDQVRAG